The sequence CACTGAACGTTGACAGCCTGCTGCTTTTTGCGCTTTTCTAACTGCTTTGCAAATTTCTTTAATTGCTTCAGATTCAGGTACTGCACCACGTAAAGCGCTAAATGGCTTTATGCCATTAAAGTCGATTGCAGCTTGCTCAATATTAGCACCTTCAAATGGCTCAACGTGAAAATGTAATGTATGATCAAGTGAAATAACACCATTGTCATCCATTTTTAAAATACTTGCAGCGACTTCTAATAAAGCGTCTGTTTTATTGTTAAATCCAGCTGTTTCAACATCAATAACAACCGGGAAATAACCTCGAAAGCGTTTTGAAAATAGTGTTTGTTCGTTTGAATACATTATATTTTTTTTTAAAGAATGAGTGTGACTATTATACTCAAACAGATAATAAAAATCTTACTATGTTAATTAAAGTTTCATTTTTTTAAATTGAGGCCGATAAATTGCATAGTATCTTAATTGGTTAAGGTGTTTTATTTGGCCTATCATTTAAATATGAGATTCACTAAATCATTTAAAGTGCATACTATTTTATAATGCACTGTTTTAATTGGAGTTGTATTTGTGTTTAGTCGCGTGGCTTTATTATTATTTTCATCAAGTTTACTCAGTTGTGCTGCCATGAGCTTTGATGCTAATGCTGGAATACGGCAATACACTGCCAATGCAGATGATTCTATTTGGCAGTTAGAAAAAACGACACGTTTATCTTGTCAGCTTAATCATGATATTCCGTCATATGGTCAAGCCCAATTTATGAGCTCGGCAAGTAAATCTAAGCCAATGTCTTTTATTCTTGATATGTTGGTTCAACCTGAGGGTTACGATGTTGCTGCTGTAAAATCAGTGCCGCCTATGTGGATGCCAGGAGTACCGTCAAAAGATTTAGCTAATTTAAAAATTTTAAAGCAATTTGATGGTGAACTTGATAGCAATGTATCTTGGTTAATGCTCACTGAGCTGGAAAAAGGATTTACACCTACTTTGTATTATCAAGACTGGAATAATCAACATGATAAAGTATTGGTTGGTTTATTAGCGGTTAATTTTAGAAAAGAGTATTTGAAATTTTTAAAGTGTAGAGATGAGCTTTTACCTTATAGCTTTGAAGATATTGCTTTTACAGTTATGAATTATGAACCCAATACAGGGGAGTTAACAAAAGCATCAAAAGTGCGTTTACACAAAATTGGTGAATACCTTAAAAATGACCCTAGCATAGAGTCCGTATTAATTTCAGCCTATACAGATAGTTATGGTGGGCGCTACCTTAATGAAACCTGGTCAAAAAAGCGTGCAACAGCAATTAAAACTTATATGACAGAGTTAGGTGTTGAAGCCGCAAGAGTAAAAGTAGAGGGCTTTGGTGAAAAACGTCATATCTCTTCAAATAAAACAATATTAGGAAGAGATAAAAATAGACGCGTAGTCATCCAAATAGCCAACCCTTAATAAATTGATTAATAGCTTAAAGGGCTGTGATCATCACGCTGATCTCAGTCCATTGAGTCTGTTGATATATACTTATTTTTACTTGGTTATCATCAATTTGATAAAAGTAAGTATATCGTCCAATATCTTCAATTGTTTTATCAGGCGAGCCTAATTGATTATGGTAAAACGCCATAACATCAGTATCTGACATTTTCACAAAACCATTTAAGATCATCGGAAATTCATCATCTAGCTTCATTCTAATTTCAGTATCATTAGGCATTGGCACTGATGATAAATTTGCCAAACTAAAAAAGCTGATAAAACAAGATAAAAATATGAGTGATTGGCAGGCTTTTAACATGATTATATTCCTTTATCTAATAAAGTTAATGATAACTTAACAAAGTCAGATGAGGTCACTATTCCTTGTAATAAATTGTCTTTGTCTACGATAGGTAAACAACCATGGCGGTTGGCTAAAAAAAACTCTGCCGCATCAACTAAAGGCATATTAGGATTTGCAAACCCCACTTTTTTGTCTATTAAATCAGATACACTCACCGATTTTTCTCTTCTTTCTAATGAAGAAGAACCATAATTATCTAATAAATACATTACCTTAGCGATAATAGTCTTTTGTGTTACCACGCCTTTAAATTCATTGTTTTGTGAAATTGGCACATGACGGATCTGTGACTCTTTCATGAGTTTATGTACTTCATACATACTGTTTTCTATATCTAGTTGAAATACAGAAGTTGTCATAATATCGGCAATTACTTTGTTCATAAAATCTCCTTATTAATTAACTATAAACAATCATTTAT is a genomic window of Pseudoalteromonas sp. '520P1 No. 423' containing:
- a CDS encoding HPP family protein, whose amino-acid sequence is MNKVIADIMTTSVFQLDIENSMYEVHKLMKESQIRHVPISQNNEFKGVVTQKTIIAKVMYLLDNYGSSSLERREKSVSVSDLIDKKVGFANPNMPLVDAAEFFLANRHGCLPIVDKDNLLQGIVTSSDFVKLSLTLLDKGI
- the rnt gene encoding ribonuclease T: MYSNEQTLFSKRFRGYFPVVIDVETAGFNNKTDALLEVAASILKMDDNGVISLDHTLHFHVEPFEGANIEQAAIDFNGIKPFSALRGAVPESEAIKEICKAVRKAQKAAGCQRSVIVAHNAAFDHGFLNSAIERCNIKRTPFHPFVSFDTTTLSGLALGQTVLAKACAAAKIDFDNSQAHSALYDTERTAELFCFIVNKWQALGGWPLVVEEEPSDTSEDK
- a CDS encoding OmpA family protein, with the protein product MSFDANAGIRQYTANADDSIWQLEKTTRLSCQLNHDIPSYGQAQFMSSASKSKPMSFILDMLVQPEGYDVAAVKSVPPMWMPGVPSKDLANLKILKQFDGELDSNVSWLMLTELEKGFTPTLYYQDWNNQHDKVLVGLLAVNFRKEYLKFLKCRDELLPYSFEDIAFTVMNYEPNTGELTKASKVRLHKIGEYLKNDPSIESVLISAYTDSYGGRYLNETWSKKRATAIKTYMTELGVEAARVKVEGFGEKRHISSNKTILGRDKNRRVVIQIANP